In the Benincasa hispida cultivar B227 unplaced genomic scaffold, ASM972705v1 Contig123, whole genome shotgun sequence genome, one interval contains:
- the LOC120068851 gene encoding SPX domain-containing membrane protein At4g22990-like isoform X2 — protein MVAFGKKLRESQIPEWREHYINYKLMKKKVNRYTQQIEIGTQNDYYVLRDFSRLLDIQEQYRAAGQDLLRLLAFVEINAIGLRKILKKFDKRFGYKFTDYYVKTRANHPHSQLKQVFKQVGIVAVAGAIFRNLAELEDHKGNYISMYDQLDLSYQDPVIDSIKAALNRLSNSTNFLQFLGKHAMLLEDGLSDPAENYVDQRYHFMSLLLNLVNTFLYMVNTYIIVPTADNYTISLGAAATVCGIVIGAMPVAQVFSSVYFSSWSNRSYMQPLVFSSIILVLGNTLYALAYDLKSITILLIGRLFCGLGSARAVNRRYITDCVPLKLRMKASAGFVSASALGMACGPALACIFRRNFKISSITFNEDTLPGWAMALAWLIFLVWLCICFKEPLSFMPSEANRGKTAILILENGCTQPLLLNKDAKQECADQECDDDDDNDGHSKKNRKPVNSIISAYKLLTPSVKVQLFVYFMLKYAMEIVLAESSIITGYYFVWSTTNVAVFLACLGLTVLPVNIIVGSYLSNLFEERQLLLASEIMVCIGIILSFHTLIPYSVPQYVCSALITFLSAEILEGVNLSLLSRVMSSRLSRGTFNGGLLSTEAGTIARVIADGTITLSGYLGESKLLNITLLPSLFICVYAIIATCFTYNSLY, from the exons ATGGTCGCATTCGGCAAGAAGTTGAGAGAATCGCAGATTCCAGAATGGCGAGA GCACTATATTAATTATAagttaatgaagaagaaagTTAACAGATACACTCAACAAATTGAGATTGGAACACAAAATGACTACTATGTGCTTAGGGACTTCTCAAGATTATTAGATATTCAG GAACAATATAGAGCAGCTGGACAAGATCTTTTGAGGCTTCTCGCTTTTGTGGAGATAAATGCAATTGGTCTACGCAAGATATTAAAGAAGTTTGATAAACGGTTTGGCTACAAGTTTACCGATTATTACGTCAAAACTCGTGCTAACCATCCTCATTCTCAACTGAAACAAGTTTTTAAGCAAGTG GGTATAGTTGCTGTTGCTGGTGCCATATTTCGTAATCTTGCAGAGCTTGAAGATCATAAAGGGAATTACATCTCAATGTATGATCAACTTGACCTTTCATATCAG GACCCTGTAATTGATTCCATCAAAGCAGCTCTAAACAGATTATCAAACTCAacaaattttcttcaatttttgggAAAACATGCCATGCTTTTGGAAGATGGGTTATCCGATCCTGCTGAGAATTACGTTGATCAAAGATATCATTTTATGTCACTTCTTTTGAACTTAGTAAACACATTTTTGTATATGGTAAATACATATATCATTGTCCCAACAGCTGATAACTACACCATCAGCCTGGGAGCTGCCGCTACTGTCTGTGGCATTGTGATTGGGGCAATGCCTGTGGCGCAGGTGTTTTCTTCCGTTTATTTCAGTTCCTGGTCAAACAGATCATACATGCAGCCACTGGTTTTTAGTAGCATTATTCTTGTATTGGGAAACACATTGTATGCACTGGCATATGATCTCAAGTCGATCACCATTCTTCTCATTGGCCGTCTGTTCTGTGG GTTGGGTTCTGCAAGAGCAGTTAACCGGCGCTATATTACCGACTGTGTGCCATTGAAATTACGAATGAAAGCTTCTGCTGGATTTGTTAGTGCAAGCGCACTGGGAATGGCATGTGGTCCAGCTCTTGCTTGTATTTTTCGAAGAAATTTCAAGATATCATCCATTACATTTAATGAGGACACTTTGCCTGGTTGGGCCATGGCTCTTGCATGGCTCATTTTCCTCGTATGGTTGTGCATTTGTTTCAAAGAGCCTCTTTCATTCATGCCATCGGAAGCTAATAGGG GGAAAACTGCAATACTTATTTTGGAGAATGGTTGTACACAACCACTACTTTTAAacaaagatgctaagcaagaatgTGCAGATCAAGAATGTGACGACGACGATGACAACGATGgacattctaaaaaaaatcgCAAACCAGTCAATTCAATAATATCAGCTTATAAGTTACTTACACCATCTGTCAAG GTGCAActatttgtatattttatgcTAAAATATGCAATGGAAATCGTACTTGCTGAATCAAGTATAATCACGGGCTACTACTTTGTATGGTCGACCACCAATGTTGCAGTCTTTCTCGCATGCCTTGGCTTGACAGTGCTCCCTGTAAACATCATTGTTGGGAGCTACCTTAGTAACTTATTTGAAGAGAG GCAACTTCTTCTTGCATCTGAAATTATGGTTTgcataggcataattttgagcTTCCATACTTTGATTCCTTACTCAGTACCTCAATATGTGTGCTCAGCTCTAATCACATTTCTCTCTGCTGAAATCCTTGAAG GTGTAAATTTGTCCCTTCTCTCTCGAGTCATGTCGTCGAGACTTTCACGTGGGACTTTTAATGGTGGCTTACTTTCCACCGAAGCTGGAACTATAGCTCGAGTGATTGCCGACGGCACGATAACATTGTCAGGGTACTTGGGTGAGAGTAAGCTCTTGAATATTACCTTACTTCCTTCACTTTTTATTTGTGTTTATGCCATTATAGCAACATGTTTTACCTACAACTCTCTTTACtaa
- the LOC120068851 gene encoding SPX domain-containing membrane protein At4g22990-like isoform X1: MVAFGKKLRESQIPEWREHYINYKLMKKKVNRYTQQIEIGTQNDYYVLRDFSRLLDIQIEKIVLFLLEQQGLLAMRLSSLGEEQDALSQQLTETKVVELQEQYRAAGQDLLRLLAFVEINAIGLRKILKKFDKRFGYKFTDYYVKTRANHPHSQLKQVFKQVGIVAVAGAIFRNLAELEDHKGNYISMYDQLDLSYQDPVIDSIKAALNRLSNSTNFLQFLGKHAMLLEDGLSDPAENYVDQRYHFMSLLLNLVNTFLYMVNTYIIVPTADNYTISLGAAATVCGIVIGAMPVAQVFSSVYFSSWSNRSYMQPLVFSSIILVLGNTLYALAYDLKSITILLIGRLFCGLGSARAVNRRYITDCVPLKLRMKASAGFVSASALGMACGPALACIFRRNFKISSITFNEDTLPGWAMALAWLIFLVWLCICFKEPLSFMPSEANRGKTAILILENGCTQPLLLNKDAKQECADQECDDDDDNDGHSKKNRKPVNSIISAYKLLTPSVKVQLFVYFMLKYAMEIVLAESSIITGYYFVWSTTNVAVFLACLGLTVLPVNIIVGSYLSNLFEERQLLLASEIMVCIGIILSFHTLIPYSVPQYVCSALITFLSAEILEGVNLSLLSRVMSSRLSRGTFNGGLLSTEAGTIARVIADGTITLSGYLGESKLLNITLLPSLFICVYAIIATCFTYNSLY; this comes from the exons ATGGTCGCATTCGGCAAGAAGTTGAGAGAATCGCAGATTCCAGAATGGCGAGA GCACTATATTAATTATAagttaatgaagaagaaagTTAACAGATACACTCAACAAATTGAGATTGGAACACAAAATGACTACTATGTGCTTAGGGACTTCTCAAGATTATTAGATATTCAG ATTGAAaagattgttttatttttgttggagCAACAAGGACTACTTGCAATGAGGTTATCTAGTCTTGGTGAAGAGCAAGATGCCCTTTCCCAACAGCTTACagaaacaaaagttgttgaactaCAGGAACAATATAGAGCAGCTGGACAAGATCTTTTGAGGCTTCTCGCTTTTGTGGAGATAAATGCAATTGGTCTACGCAAGATATTAAAGAAGTTTGATAAACGGTTTGGCTACAAGTTTACCGATTATTACGTCAAAACTCGTGCTAACCATCCTCATTCTCAACTGAAACAAGTTTTTAAGCAAGTG GGTATAGTTGCTGTTGCTGGTGCCATATTTCGTAATCTTGCAGAGCTTGAAGATCATAAAGGGAATTACATCTCAATGTATGATCAACTTGACCTTTCATATCAG GACCCTGTAATTGATTCCATCAAAGCAGCTCTAAACAGATTATCAAACTCAacaaattttcttcaatttttgggAAAACATGCCATGCTTTTGGAAGATGGGTTATCCGATCCTGCTGAGAATTACGTTGATCAAAGATATCATTTTATGTCACTTCTTTTGAACTTAGTAAACACATTTTTGTATATGGTAAATACATATATCATTGTCCCAACAGCTGATAACTACACCATCAGCCTGGGAGCTGCCGCTACTGTCTGTGGCATTGTGATTGGGGCAATGCCTGTGGCGCAGGTGTTTTCTTCCGTTTATTTCAGTTCCTGGTCAAACAGATCATACATGCAGCCACTGGTTTTTAGTAGCATTATTCTTGTATTGGGAAACACATTGTATGCACTGGCATATGATCTCAAGTCGATCACCATTCTTCTCATTGGCCGTCTGTTCTGTGG GTTGGGTTCTGCAAGAGCAGTTAACCGGCGCTATATTACCGACTGTGTGCCATTGAAATTACGAATGAAAGCTTCTGCTGGATTTGTTAGTGCAAGCGCACTGGGAATGGCATGTGGTCCAGCTCTTGCTTGTATTTTTCGAAGAAATTTCAAGATATCATCCATTACATTTAATGAGGACACTTTGCCTGGTTGGGCCATGGCTCTTGCATGGCTCATTTTCCTCGTATGGTTGTGCATTTGTTTCAAAGAGCCTCTTTCATTCATGCCATCGGAAGCTAATAGGG GGAAAACTGCAATACTTATTTTGGAGAATGGTTGTACACAACCACTACTTTTAAacaaagatgctaagcaagaatgTGCAGATCAAGAATGTGACGACGACGATGACAACGATGgacattctaaaaaaaatcgCAAACCAGTCAATTCAATAATATCAGCTTATAAGTTACTTACACCATCTGTCAAG GTGCAActatttgtatattttatgcTAAAATATGCAATGGAAATCGTACTTGCTGAATCAAGTATAATCACGGGCTACTACTTTGTATGGTCGACCACCAATGTTGCAGTCTTTCTCGCATGCCTTGGCTTGACAGTGCTCCCTGTAAACATCATTGTTGGGAGCTACCTTAGTAACTTATTTGAAGAGAG GCAACTTCTTCTTGCATCTGAAATTATGGTTTgcataggcataattttgagcTTCCATACTTTGATTCCTTACTCAGTACCTCAATATGTGTGCTCAGCTCTAATCACATTTCTCTCTGCTGAAATCCTTGAAG GTGTAAATTTGTCCCTTCTCTCTCGAGTCATGTCGTCGAGACTTTCACGTGGGACTTTTAATGGTGGCTTACTTTCCACCGAAGCTGGAACTATAGCTCGAGTGATTGCCGACGGCACGATAACATTGTCAGGGTACTTGGGTGAGAGTAAGCTCTTGAATATTACCTTACTTCCTTCACTTTTTATTTGTGTTTATGCCATTATAGCAACATGTTTTACCTACAACTCTCTTTACtaa
- the LOC120068851 gene encoding SPX domain-containing membrane protein At4g22990-like isoform X3 yields MRLSSLGEEQDALSQQLTETKVVELQEQYRAAGQDLLRLLAFVEINAIGLRKILKKFDKRFGYKFTDYYVKTRANHPHSQLKQVFKQVGIVAVAGAIFRNLAELEDHKGNYISMYDQLDLSYQDPVIDSIKAALNRLSNSTNFLQFLGKHAMLLEDGLSDPAENYVDQRYHFMSLLLNLVNTFLYMVNTYIIVPTADNYTISLGAAATVCGIVIGAMPVAQVFSSVYFSSWSNRSYMQPLVFSSIILVLGNTLYALAYDLKSITILLIGRLFCGLGSARAVNRRYITDCVPLKLRMKASAGFVSASALGMACGPALACIFRRNFKISSITFNEDTLPGWAMALAWLIFLVWLCICFKEPLSFMPSEANRGKTAILILENGCTQPLLLNKDAKQECADQECDDDDDNDGHSKKNRKPVNSIISAYKLLTPSVKVQLFVYFMLKYAMEIVLAESSIITGYYFVWSTTNVAVFLACLGLTVLPVNIIVGSYLSNLFEERQLLLASEIMVCIGIILSFHTLIPYSVPQYVCSALITFLSAEILEGVNLSLLSRVMSSRLSRGTFNGGLLSTEAGTIARVIADGTITLSGYLGESKLLNITLLPSLFICVYAIIATCFTYNSLY; encoded by the exons ATGAGGTTATCTAGTCTTGGTGAAGAGCAAGATGCCCTTTCCCAACAGCTTACagaaacaaaagttgttgaactaCAGGAACAATATAGAGCAGCTGGACAAGATCTTTTGAGGCTTCTCGCTTTTGTGGAGATAAATGCAATTGGTCTACGCAAGATATTAAAGAAGTTTGATAAACGGTTTGGCTACAAGTTTACCGATTATTACGTCAAAACTCGTGCTAACCATCCTCATTCTCAACTGAAACAAGTTTTTAAGCAAGTG GGTATAGTTGCTGTTGCTGGTGCCATATTTCGTAATCTTGCAGAGCTTGAAGATCATAAAGGGAATTACATCTCAATGTATGATCAACTTGACCTTTCATATCAG GACCCTGTAATTGATTCCATCAAAGCAGCTCTAAACAGATTATCAAACTCAacaaattttcttcaatttttgggAAAACATGCCATGCTTTTGGAAGATGGGTTATCCGATCCTGCTGAGAATTACGTTGATCAAAGATATCATTTTATGTCACTTCTTTTGAACTTAGTAAACACATTTTTGTATATGGTAAATACATATATCATTGTCCCAACAGCTGATAACTACACCATCAGCCTGGGAGCTGCCGCTACTGTCTGTGGCATTGTGATTGGGGCAATGCCTGTGGCGCAGGTGTTTTCTTCCGTTTATTTCAGTTCCTGGTCAAACAGATCATACATGCAGCCACTGGTTTTTAGTAGCATTATTCTTGTATTGGGAAACACATTGTATGCACTGGCATATGATCTCAAGTCGATCACCATTCTTCTCATTGGCCGTCTGTTCTGTGG GTTGGGTTCTGCAAGAGCAGTTAACCGGCGCTATATTACCGACTGTGTGCCATTGAAATTACGAATGAAAGCTTCTGCTGGATTTGTTAGTGCAAGCGCACTGGGAATGGCATGTGGTCCAGCTCTTGCTTGTATTTTTCGAAGAAATTTCAAGATATCATCCATTACATTTAATGAGGACACTTTGCCTGGTTGGGCCATGGCTCTTGCATGGCTCATTTTCCTCGTATGGTTGTGCATTTGTTTCAAAGAGCCTCTTTCATTCATGCCATCGGAAGCTAATAGGG GGAAAACTGCAATACTTATTTTGGAGAATGGTTGTACACAACCACTACTTTTAAacaaagatgctaagcaagaatgTGCAGATCAAGAATGTGACGACGACGATGACAACGATGgacattctaaaaaaaatcgCAAACCAGTCAATTCAATAATATCAGCTTATAAGTTACTTACACCATCTGTCAAG GTGCAActatttgtatattttatgcTAAAATATGCAATGGAAATCGTACTTGCTGAATCAAGTATAATCACGGGCTACTACTTTGTATGGTCGACCACCAATGTTGCAGTCTTTCTCGCATGCCTTGGCTTGACAGTGCTCCCTGTAAACATCATTGTTGGGAGCTACCTTAGTAACTTATTTGAAGAGAG GCAACTTCTTCTTGCATCTGAAATTATGGTTTgcataggcataattttgagcTTCCATACTTTGATTCCTTACTCAGTACCTCAATATGTGTGCTCAGCTCTAATCACATTTCTCTCTGCTGAAATCCTTGAAG GTGTAAATTTGTCCCTTCTCTCTCGAGTCATGTCGTCGAGACTTTCACGTGGGACTTTTAATGGTGGCTTACTTTCCACCGAAGCTGGAACTATAGCTCGAGTGATTGCCGACGGCACGATAACATTGTCAGGGTACTTGGGTGAGAGTAAGCTCTTGAATATTACCTTACTTCCTTCACTTTTTATTTGTGTTTATGCCATTATAGCAACATGTTTTACCTACAACTCTCTTTACtaa